In the genome of Drosophila subpulchrella strain 33 F10 #4 breed RU33 chromosome 2L, RU_Dsub_v1.1 Primary Assembly, whole genome shotgun sequence, one region contains:
- the LOC119547685 gene encoding ankyrin repeat domain-containing protein 29 isoform X2, with product MELLDQGADPNSRRLTGTTPLFFAAQGGHLDVVKILMKAGASVDTPSADGGTPLFVAAQGGHLKIVRELLDCGANVNAHMKDRATPVFISAQNGHRTVLSLLIQAGAEIDIKRIDGATPLWIAAQMGQDHICKVLLQNGANVDTVRCDGATPLFKAAHKGHAAVITVLLKYRPNLGQLPNGESALHAAAMFGHMTVCKQLVAAGSDVLLKNQDGLTALQLAHQQKYTSICDYLQERIRTMVARSAKAMVTSGVPSTVKTMSA from the exons ATGGAGCTGCTCGATCAGGGTGCCGATCCTAACTCGCGTCGTCTCACAGGCACCACGCCCCTTTTCTTCGCCGCCCAAGGCGGTCACCTGGACGTGGTGAAGATCCTGATGAAGGCGGGCGCCAGTGTGGACACGCCCTCCGCCGATGGGGGCACGCCCCTTTTTGTGGCCGCCCAAGGAGGTCACTTGAAGATCGTACGCGAACTGTTGGACTGCGGAGCAAATGTCAATGCGCACATGAAG GATCGTGCCACGCCGGTATTTATCTCCGCCCAGAATGGCCATCGCACAGTTTTGTCTCTGCTGATCCAGGCTGGTGCGGAAATCGATATCAAGCGGATAGACGGCGCCACGCCCCTTTGGATAGCCGCCCAGATGGGCCAGGATCACATCTGCAAGGTGCTGCTGCAGAATGGCGCCAATGTGGACACGGTGCGTTGCGATGGCGCCACGCCCCTTTTCAAGGCGGCCCACAAGGGTCACGCCGCCGTCATTACGGTGCTGCTCAAGTATCGGCCCAATCTTGGCCAGCTGCCAAATGGAGAGAGTGCTCTGCATGCCGCCGCCATGTTTGGCCATATGACCGTCTGCAAACAACTGGTGGCAGCCGGCAGTGATGTCCTGCTAAAGAACCAGGATGGTCTGACGGCACTCCAGTTGGCGCACCAGCAGAAGTACACCTCCATCTGTGATTATCTCCAGGAACGGATCCGGACAATGGTGGCGCGCAGCGCCAAGGCAATGGTCACGTCCGGAGTACCGTCCACGGTCAAGACGATGTCGGCGTAA
- the LOC119546248 gene encoding phenoloxidase-activating factor 2-like: MPRYWALGALLLGCIISAADLCEPPNRWVLKGQCANILVNAAPNEIYDCCGNAYPNANTSTTTRQRPIPTPSPKERLNCGLENGNLLNFSRQIPEKNPWPAQYPWLIALFSNGTYLGVASLVAPGTVLTAAHLVMNRNADDIVVRAGDYDFLLRGAQFPPDERRVDRIRIHENFQYQTEENNVALLYLQSPFKLRTHIAPICLPVQDESFEQKRCIIAGWGKGVVHPYTQFLDIQIKMDVPIVSRTFCQNQLRQTRLGMEYNLPYSLICAGGEREKDACFFDGGSALFCAQNNFPSRYVLAGVFSFGLCELKNVPSTFTNLAMFGDWLYQNL, from the exons ATGCCTCGATACTGGGCACTTGGAGCTCTTCTTTTGGGCTGCATCATTTCTGCCGCTGACCTCTGTGAGCCCCCGAATCGTTGGGTTCTAAAGGGACAATGTGCGAATATACTTGTAAATGCCGCTCCAAACGAAATTTACGACTGCTGTGGAAATGCTTATCCC AATGCGAATACGTCCACCACAACAAGGCAGCGCCCAATCCCAACTCCTTCGCCAAAAGAGCGTTTGAATTGCGGGTTGGAAAATGGAAATCTTCTGAATTTTAGTAGGCAAATACCCGAGAAGAACCCTTGGCCTGCTCAATATCCCTGGCTGATTGCCCTGTTCTCCAATGGCACTTACCTTGGAGTAGCATCCCTGGTTGCCCCAGGAACTGTACTAACTGCAGCTCACCTAGTGATGAATAGGAATGCGGATGATATTGTGGTGAGAGCTGGTGACTACGACTTTTTGTTGCGCGGAGCGCAGTTTCCGCCGGATGAGCGTCGTGTGGACAGAATCCGGATCCATGAGAACTTTCAATACCAGACCGAGGAGAACAACGTAGCACTTCTATACCTCCAGTCCCCGTTCAAACTGAGAACACATATCGCACCCATTTGTTTACCTGTCCAGGATGAGTCATTCGAGCAAAAGCGCTGCATTATTGCCGGATGGGGAAAGGGGGTTGTCCACCCTTACACACAATTTTTGGATATACAAATCAAAATGGATGTGCCAATAGTGAGCAGGACATTCTGCCAGAATCAGTTAAGGCAAACCAGGCTCGGCATGGAGTATAACCTACCATATAGTCTAATTTGCGCCGGCGGTGAAAGAGAAAAGGATGCCTGCTTTTTCGATGGTGGATCTGCATTGTTCTGTGCACAGAACAATTTTCCTTCTCGTTACGTTCTGGCAGGCGTCTTCAGCTTTGGTTTGTGTGAACTGAAAAACGTTCCTTCAACGTTTACCAATTTGGCCATGTTCGGAGATTGGCTTTATCAGAACCTCTAG
- the LOC119547684 gene encoding glycoprotein-N-acetylgalactosamine 3-beta-galactosyltransferase 1, producing MERKECVFEDRNSHYQQHSASTSSSRPVLFLLLGIGIGYLITQLILWPIIPLNSHTNRTARTTQLDIDLTDEVRVLCYVNTKPSNHKTQAKAVLETWGKRCNKLIFFSSRTDVNLSGSVALAASPNFRESWRKTKGALQYLYDHHLNDADWFLEADDETYVLMENLRYMVYPYSPEMAIYFGSPGTVMSRAALRRFVEVSLPNPSKCEPKDSGPTAGKLKECLDNVNVMAGNTYDSKGRRRMYLIDPQARSNLFHRYDSKFWFWKFLAFKTQKGIFSWSNYAVSFHFVQHRYMHCFEYMIYRLRAFGRKLHVETLPEKYSPSKEENINEEQSTNVEKEVPADYAY from the exons ATGGAGAGAAAAGAGTGCGTTTTTGAGGATCGAAACAGCCATTACCAACAGCATTCAGCTTCGACATCATCGTCACGACCAGTGCTCTTTCTTCTACTGGGCATAGGAATTGGTTATCTGATAACCCAGTTGATTCTGTGGCCAATTATACCCCTTAATTCGCATACGAATCGCACTGCGAGAACGACCCAACTGGACATCGATTTGACCGATGAGGTGCGAGTCTTGTGCTACGTTAATACGAAACCCAGTAACCATAAGACGCAGGCAAAGGCGGTTCTCGAAACTTGGGGCAAAAGGTGCAACAAGCTGATCTTCTTTAGCAGCCGAACCGATGTAAATCTTTCGGGATCCGTGGCCCTGGCCGCCAGTCCGAACTTCCGTGAGTCGTGGCGGAAAACGAAAGGTGCTCTGCAGTACCTCTATGATCACCACTTAAACGATGCCGACTGGTTTCTGGAGGCCGATGACGAGACCTATGTGCTTATGGAGAACCTGCGATATATGGTCTATCCGTATAGCCCAGAGATGGCCATCTATTTCGGTTCCCCAGGCACTGTGATGAGTCGAGCTGCATTGCGTCGCTTCGTGGAGGTTTCCCTGCCCAATCCATCGAAGTGCGAACCAAAAGACTCGGGTCCCACCGCCGGAAAGCTGAAAGAGTGCCTCGATAATGTCAATGTAATGGCGGGAAACACTTACGATTCCAAGGGACGCAGACGTATGTACCTCATCGATCCGCAGGCCAGATCCAATTTATTCCATCGCTATGACTCAAAGTTTTGGTTCTGGAAATTTCTCGCCTTTAAGACCCAAAAA GGTATTTTCTCTTGGTCTAATTATGCCGTGTCGTTTCATTTCGTTCAGCATCGCTATATGCATTGTTTTGAATATATGATCTATAGATTGCGTGCCTTCGGAAGAAAACTTCATGTCGAGACTCTTCCCGAGAAGTATAGCCCCAGCAAGGAGGAGAACATTAATGAAGAACAATCAACTAATGTTGAGAAAGAAGTACCAGCTGACTATGCCTATTAA
- the LOC119548306 gene encoding phenoloxidase-activating factor 2 yields the protein MWQRVIIFSCLLWVLTEAGAPCGFQLECVPQGLCGLGLWIPNAQTTQTHCQRWEICCHISQVLPVGAPVNCGHSNPNGLDNTTPAHVDQAKPNEFPWIVALMKQKGQFFGAGTLVTENVVITAAHLVHDLSVKDFVIAGGAWDLNELFRDTVVTRSPARIISHPEFSNISGANNIALIVLDVSFEMKPYIGTICWPNSEFSLHQEGCVVAGWGIPNPEVPNYSFRQKKIWLPIVGKDLCEAQLRRTVLGWDYKLDPTLLCAGGERGRDACQGDGGAPLMCPIPGHPTFFEFVGIVNSGISCGRENVPGLYTNIMQLKPWIEKHLNEEINKPYKTFPIYNIDYD from the exons ATGTGGCAGAGGGTTATAATTTTCAGTTGTCTTTTATGGGTGCTGACTGAGGCGGGAGCGCCTTGTGGCTTCCAATTGGAGTGTGTTCCCCAAGGTCTTTGTGGGCTAGGTTTATGGATCCCAAATGCTCAAACTACTCAAACGCATTGCCAGAGATGGGAAATCTGCTGTCACATTTCTCAAGTG TTACCTGTGGGCGCCCCAGTAAACTGTGGTCACAGTAACCCCAATGGTCTGGACAATACAACGCCGGCTCATGTTGATCAGGCAAAACCCAATGAATTTCCATGGATTGTGGCGCTTATGAAACAAAAGGGGCAGTTTTTTGGAGCCGGAACTCTGGTAACCGAAAATGTTGTGATAACAGCTGCTCATTTGGTGCACGATTTGTCGGTGAAAGATTTTGTGATCGCCGGTGGGGCATGGGACTTGAACGAACTGTTTAGAGACACGGTTGTAACACGATCTCCGGCAAGGATTATATCGCATCCAGAATTTAGTAATATTAGCGGTGCAAACAACATAGCTTTGATCGTACTCGATGTTTCGTTTGAGATGAAACCCTACATCGGAACCATATGCTGGCCCAATTCGGAATTCTCTTTGCATCAAGAAGGCTGCGTGGTGGCCGGTTGGGGTATACCAAATCCCGAGGTTCCAAATTACTCGTTTAGGCAAAAGAAAATTTGGTTGCCCATCGTAGGCAAGGATCTATGCGAGGCCCAATTGCGGAGGACGGTACTGGGATGGGACTACAAACTGGACCCCACCTTGCTATGTGCGGGTGGAGAGAGGGGTCGGGATGCCTGTCAGGGCGACGGTGGAGCCCCGCTAATGTGCCCCATTCCCGGACATCCCACATTCTTCGAGTTCGTCGGCATTGTCAACAGTGGCATATCGTGCGGACGGGAAAATGTTCCCGGTTTATATACGAACATTATGCAATTGAAACCCTGGATCGAGAAACATCTAAATGAGGAAATCAACAAACCGTATAAGACATTTCCCATTTATAATATAGATTACGATTAA
- the LOC119547137 gene encoding phenoloxidase-activating factor 2-like isoform X2, which yields MLRVWALLALFWSGILFSGAHKCPISHQCVPKENCRREEPIFDLTSTIDCSDLEVCCEKSNIGKKLRPPTLPPGSLCGMSNPNGLDENQQVDGNEARPGQFPWVMALLNKGQYFGGGSLITPGLVLTAAHILLYKSTVYIKVRAGEWDLSSSGEVLPPEERQVTKIITHEAFNFSSGANNLALLFLDSPFEIKSHIQTICLPIPGKNFEGRRCMVAGWGKRSFDGTELLSIQQNIELPILYGLRCQHQLRQTSMGSNYTLPDSLICAGGQQGKDVCSRFGGSALFCALEGDPNRYEQAGIVNWGIKCGRENVPALYTHVSKFKEWIDPHLEQVFSVPGDQVFFMSSHL from the exons ATGTTACGAGTGTGGGCGCTTTTAGCTCTGTTTTGGAGTGGCATCCTTTTTAGCGGTGCTCACAAATGTCCGATTTCCCATCAGTGTGttcccaaagaaaattgcCGACGAGAAGAGCCCATTTTTGATCTAACTTCTACCATCGATTGCAGCGACTTAGAAGTCTGCTGTGAAAAGTCTAAT ATTGGCAAAAAGCTTAGGCCTCCGACACTTCCACCAGGTTCCCTTTGTGGCATGAGTAATCCGAATGGTCTAGATGAAAACCAACAAGTAGATGGGAATGAGGCCCGCCCGGGTCAATTTCCTTGGGTAATGGCTTTGTTAAACAAGGGCCAATATTTCGGAGGCGGTTCGTTGATAACCCCAGGACTAGTACTAACAGCAGCCCATATTCTGCTATATAAGTCCACTGTCTACATCAAGGTCAGAGCTGGCGAATGGGACTTGTCCTCCAGTGGGGAAGTTCTGCCACCCGAAGAGCGCCAAGTGACCAAGATCATTACGCATgaggcgtttaatttcagcaGCGGGGCCAACAACTTGGCCCTTCTCTTTTTGGATTCACCATTCGAGATAAAATCCCATATTCAGACCATATGCTTACCTATTCCCGGTAAGAACTTTGAAGGACGTCGCTGCATGGTTGCCGGTTGGGGAAAAAGATCATTTGACGGTACCGAACTTTTGTCCATACAACAGAATATCGAACTGCCCATATTGTATGGTTTAAGGTGCCAGCATCAATTAAGACAAACTTCTATGGGTTCGAACTATACGCTGCCCGACAGTTTGATTTGTGCCGGCGGACAGCAGGGCAAAGATGTTTGCTCTCGATTTGGAGGATCCGCCCTTTTCTGCGCCCTCGAAGGGGACCCCAATCGCTATGAACAGGCTGGCATCGTCAACTGGGGCATCAAGTGTGGCCGGGAAAATGTTCCGGCCCTCTACACACATGTTTCCAAGTTCAAAGAGTGGATTGATCCGCATTTGGAGCAAGTGTTCAGCGTGCCCGGAGATCAAGTTTTTTTTATGAGCAGTCATCTTTGA
- the LOC119548504 gene encoding phenoloxidase-activating factor 2-like — MTEYWVIVALIFGCTSAADFCQYPYECVAIGYCSTWILTDYESTTSCNSNQHCCLNANGAWWLQAGNNYQAAPTTNWQQNSLLNEDTTPFATNVNYNPAVIPRNQVGNYYQNTATTQRSREPAYFTQPTPAPFPRYTSQRIQTELNPPERAPVQIGSHSNTPIEASLLNDLCGLGNQSGPGQYPWVVALFSRYQYFGGGSLIAPGVVLTAAHLLPNKNANEIVVRAGEWDMSSDWETFRHEERVVKKIERHEEFVFGKAWNDMALLYLQSPFELKAHIRTICLPRKGRSFDHKRCIMAGWGKPSYQDPQNSKKQKQVELPMVMREECQNKLRRTSMGRDFNLHESLICAGGERDQDACTGDGGSPLFCPLENDPNRYEQAGIVSFGIRCGQENVPGTFTNVALFRDYIDLKLAGGKFDL; from the exons ATGACAGAGTACTGGGTGATAGTAGCCCTAATTTTCGGCTGCACTTCTGCTGCCGATTTCTGCCAATATCCATATGAGTGCGTTGCTATAGGATATTGTAGTACATGGATATTAACGGACTACGAATCAACAACTTCATGCAATTCAAACCAACATTGTTGCTTAAATGCAAATGGTGCCTGG TGGTTGCAAGCTGGAAACAATTACCAAGCCGCTCCCACAACAAACTGGCAGCAAAATTCATTACTTAACGAAGACACCACACCTTTCGCCACAAATGTAAACTATAACCCAGCCGTAATACCCCGGAACCAAGTTGGGAATTATTACCAAAACACCGCCACTACCCAAAGATCCAGAGAACCCGCATACTTCACTCAACCCACACCTGCACCCTTTCCAAGATATACCTCACAGCGGATCCAAACTGAACTGAACCCACCAGAGCGTGCTCCGGTCCAAATTGGAAGCCATTCTAACACGCCAATCGAAGCTTCTCTTTTGAATGACCTCTGTGGCTTGGGTAATCAAAGTGGACCTGGTCAATATCCCTGGGTGGTGGCTCTTTTTAGCCGTTATCAATACTTCGGAGGCGGTTCTTTAATTGCTCCTGGAGTGGTTCTAACAGCAGCTCACCTTCTGCCAAACAAGAACGCGAATGAGATTGTGGTCAGAGCTGGCGAATGGGATATGTCATCCGATTGGGAAACATTCCGTCATGAGGAGCGCGTTGTAAAAAAAATCGAGCGACACGAAGAGTTTGTATTCGGAAAGGCGTGGAACGACATGGCGCTCCTTTATCTCCAATCTCCCTTCGAGCTGAAAGCCCACATCCGTACCATCTGTTTACCAAGGAAGGGCAGGTCATTCGATCATAAGCGCTGCATAATGGCCGGATGGGGAAAGCCTTCCTACCAGGATcctcaaaattcaaaaaaacaGAAGCAAGTAGAGTTACCCATGGTGATGAGAGAAGAATGCCAGAATAAATTGAGGCGAACATCGATGGGCCGTGATTTCAATCTCCACGAGAGCCTAATTTGCGCCGGTGGTGAACGGGACCAGGATGCCTGCACTGGCGATGGTGGATCTCCCCTATTCTGTCCACTGGAAAACGACCCCAACCGGTACGAACAGGCTGGCATCGTCAGCTTTGGCATCCGTTGTGGCCAAGAGAATGTGCCCGGAACCTTCACAAACGTGGCCTTGTTCAGGGATTACATTGATCTGAAGTTGGCGGGCGGCAAATTTGATTTGTAA
- the LOC119547683 gene encoding glycoprotein-N-acetylgalactosamine 3-beta-galactosyltransferase 1: MTNASLLSRSLLTEAPRSKNRSVFTLIIGLVVGYCMAQLFSRISPHESLYPYISRRLNLPVDSQLAIQAQEHGPFQHDHPNDNITVAEQLKKEVRILCWVMTNPTNHKVKARHVKRTWGKRCNILLFMSSGEDEELPTVKLNVGEGRENLWAKVKEAFKYVYKHHYNDADFFYKADDDTYAVIENMRYMLYPYNPETPVHFGFKFKPFVKQGYMSGGAGYILSREALRRFVVEGIPNPKMCLPGTVVNEDIEIGRCMEHLNVTAGDSRDQIGRGRMFPFVPEHHLIPAKYDKGFWYWNYQFYKTDDGLDCCSDLAISFHYVAPNMMYVMDYLIYHLKPYGLMRSLEPLPAKLKVGQFLPAPVERPLASNEDSVDDYDRIYTTTTEKPKEPDAREMDSQELENEEKKYREKLSKEAEEEDDSQKTEEDSKHSNEETDKHSKSKETSGGN, translated from the exons ATGACAAATGCAAGTCTTTTATCGCGCTCTCTGCTAACAGAAG CACCCCGCTCTAAAAATCGCTCGGTATTCACCCTGATCATTGGCTTGGTGGTGGGCTACTGTATGGCGCAACTCTTCTCGAGGATTTCTCCCCATGAGAGTCTGTATCCGTATATCAGCCGACGTCTTAACCTGCCCGTCGATTCACAATTGGCCATCCAGGCCCAGGAACACGGTCCCTTCCAGCACGATCATCCCAATGACAACATCACCGTGGCCGAGCAGCTTAAGAAGGAGGTTCGCATCCTCTGCTGGGTGATGACCAATCCCACTAACCACAAGGTTAAGGCTCGCCACGTGAAGCGAACATGGGGCAAACGCTGTAATATCCTGCTCTTCATGAGTTCCGGCGAGGACGAGGAGCTGCCCACGGTGAAGTTAAATGTGGGCGAGGGCCGCGAAAATCTGTGGGCCAAGGTCAAGGAGGCGTTTAAGTACGTCTATAAGCACCATTATAACGATGCCGACTTCTTCTACAAGGCCGATGACGACACCTATGCCGTGATCGAGAATATGCGCTATATGCTTTATCCTTACAACCCTGAAACACCCGTTCACTTTGGCTTTAAGTTTAAGCCGTTTGTGAAACAGGGATATATGTCTGGAGGAGCGGGATACATACTCAGTCGGGAGGCCCTGCGACGATTCGTGGTCGAGGGTATTCCGAATCCCAAGATGTGTCTGCCCGGCACGGTGGTCAACGAGGACATCGAGATCGGGCGCTGCATGGAGCATCTGAATGTTACGGCTGGCGATTCCAGGGACCAGATTGGACGGGGTCGCATGTTTCCCTTTGTCCCGGAACACCATTTAATTCCCGCCAAATATGACAAGGGCTTTTGGTACTGGAACTACCAATTCTACAAGACGGACGAC GGTCTTGACTGCTGCTCGGACTTGGCCATCTCGTTTCATTATGTGGCCCCAAATATGATGTACGTGATGGACTATCTTATCTATCATTTGAAACCATACGGTCTGATGCGATCCCTAGAGCCTCTGCCAGCCAAACTCAAAGTGGGTCAGTTTCTTCCCGCTCCCGTTGAGCGTCCTCTTGCCAGTAATGAGGACTCTGTGGATGATTACGACAGGATTTACACGACCACAACTGAAAAGCCAAAGGAACCAGACGCCCGGGAAATGGACTCCCAGGAGTTGGAAAATGAAGAGAAAAAATACAGGGAAAAACTTTCAAAGGAGGCCGAAGAAGAGGACGACTCACAAAAAACTGAGGAAGATTCGAAGCATTCAAATGAGGAAACGGATAAACATTCCAAGTCTAAGGAAACATCAGgaggaaattaa
- the LOC119547685 gene encoding ankyrin repeat domain-containing protein 29 isoform X1, with protein MSLKKETPSDVQLHMAAMRGDEVALLRVLDSGKVHVDCKDEDGTTPLILAAAGGHTYCVMELLDQGADPNSRRLTGTTPLFFAAQGGHLDVVKILMKAGASVDTPSADGGTPLFVAAQGGHLKIVRELLDCGANVNAHMKDRATPVFISAQNGHRTVLSLLIQAGAEIDIKRIDGATPLWIAAQMGQDHICKVLLQNGANVDTVRCDGATPLFKAAHKGHAAVITVLLKYRPNLGQLPNGESALHAAAMFGHMTVCKQLVAAGSDVLLKNQDGLTALQLAHQQKYTSICDYLQERIRTMVARSAKAMVTSGVPSTVKTMSA; from the exons AAAGAGACGCCATCGGATGTGCAACTGCACATGGCAGCCATGCGGGGAGATGAGGTGGCCCTTCTTCGTGTTCTGGACAGCGGAAAAGTCCATGTCGATTGCAAAGATGAG GATGGAACAACCCCATTGATCTTGGCTGCTGCCGGAGGCCACACATACTGCGTGATGGAGCTGCTCGATCAGGGTGCCGATCCTAACTCGCGTCGTCTCACAGGCACCACGCCCCTTTTCTTCGCCGCCCAAGGCGGTCACCTGGACGTGGTGAAGATCCTGATGAAGGCGGGCGCCAGTGTGGACACGCCCTCCGCCGATGGGGGCACGCCCCTTTTTGTGGCCGCCCAAGGAGGTCACTTGAAGATCGTACGCGAACTGTTGGACTGCGGAGCAAATGTCAATGCGCACATGAAG GATCGTGCCACGCCGGTATTTATCTCCGCCCAGAATGGCCATCGCACAGTTTTGTCTCTGCTGATCCAGGCTGGTGCGGAAATCGATATCAAGCGGATAGACGGCGCCACGCCCCTTTGGATAGCCGCCCAGATGGGCCAGGATCACATCTGCAAGGTGCTGCTGCAGAATGGCGCCAATGTGGACACGGTGCGTTGCGATGGCGCCACGCCCCTTTTCAAGGCGGCCCACAAGGGTCACGCCGCCGTCATTACGGTGCTGCTCAAGTATCGGCCCAATCTTGGCCAGCTGCCAAATGGAGAGAGTGCTCTGCATGCCGCCGCCATGTTTGGCCATATGACCGTCTGCAAACAACTGGTGGCAGCCGGCAGTGATGTCCTGCTAAAGAACCAGGATGGTCTGACGGCACTCCAGTTGGCGCACCAGCAGAAGTACACCTCCATCTGTGATTATCTCCAGGAACGGATCCGGACAATGGTGGCGCGCAGCGCCAAGGCAATGGTCACGTCCGGAGTACCGTCCACGGTCAAGACGATGTCGGCGTAA
- the LOC119547137 gene encoding phenoloxidase-activating factor 2-like isoform X1 — protein MLRVWALLALFWSGILFSGAHKCPISHQCVPKENCRREEPIFDLTSTIDCSDLEVCCEKSNVIGKKLRPPTLPPGSLCGMSNPNGLDENQQVDGNEARPGQFPWVMALLNKGQYFGGGSLITPGLVLTAAHILLYKSTVYIKVRAGEWDLSSSGEVLPPEERQVTKIITHEAFNFSSGANNLALLFLDSPFEIKSHIQTICLPIPGKNFEGRRCMVAGWGKRSFDGTELLSIQQNIELPILYGLRCQHQLRQTSMGSNYTLPDSLICAGGQQGKDVCSRFGGSALFCALEGDPNRYEQAGIVNWGIKCGRENVPALYTHVSKFKEWIDPHLEQVFSVPGDQVFFMSSHL, from the exons ATGTTACGAGTGTGGGCGCTTTTAGCTCTGTTTTGGAGTGGCATCCTTTTTAGCGGTGCTCACAAATGTCCGATTTCCCATCAGTGTGttcccaaagaaaattgcCGACGAGAAGAGCCCATTTTTGATCTAACTTCTACCATCGATTGCAGCGACTTAGAAGTCTGCTGTGAAAAGTCTAATGTG ATTGGCAAAAAGCTTAGGCCTCCGACACTTCCACCAGGTTCCCTTTGTGGCATGAGTAATCCGAATGGTCTAGATGAAAACCAACAAGTAGATGGGAATGAGGCCCGCCCGGGTCAATTTCCTTGGGTAATGGCTTTGTTAAACAAGGGCCAATATTTCGGAGGCGGTTCGTTGATAACCCCAGGACTAGTACTAACAGCAGCCCATATTCTGCTATATAAGTCCACTGTCTACATCAAGGTCAGAGCTGGCGAATGGGACTTGTCCTCCAGTGGGGAAGTTCTGCCACCCGAAGAGCGCCAAGTGACCAAGATCATTACGCATgaggcgtttaatttcagcaGCGGGGCCAACAACTTGGCCCTTCTCTTTTTGGATTCACCATTCGAGATAAAATCCCATATTCAGACCATATGCTTACCTATTCCCGGTAAGAACTTTGAAGGACGTCGCTGCATGGTTGCCGGTTGGGGAAAAAGATCATTTGACGGTACCGAACTTTTGTCCATACAACAGAATATCGAACTGCCCATATTGTATGGTTTAAGGTGCCAGCATCAATTAAGACAAACTTCTATGGGTTCGAACTATACGCTGCCCGACAGTTTGATTTGTGCCGGCGGACAGCAGGGCAAAGATGTTTGCTCTCGATTTGGAGGATCCGCCCTTTTCTGCGCCCTCGAAGGGGACCCCAATCGCTATGAACAGGCTGGCATCGTCAACTGGGGCATCAAGTGTGGCCGGGAAAATGTTCCGGCCCTCTACACACATGTTTCCAAGTTCAAAGAGTGGATTGATCCGCATTTGGAGCAAGTGTTCAGCGTGCCCGGAGATCAAGTTTTTTTTATGAGCAGTCATCTTTGA